A genomic stretch from Candidatus Melainabacteria bacterium includes:
- a CDS encoding cytochrome c has protein sequence MISPGKVLPIVSIFMRKRYLLVLAGSLMLSGCAMTEEMRRINETNQAEHVREVGRSTNLTGEQLFIRSCNTCHPGGGKGFGPTLENMSKDFPTDEALKAFIRKGKGVMPAQPKDTINDAEMDELIVYLRNLTF, from the coding sequence TTGATTTCCCCGGGAAAAGTATTACCGATCGTGTCAATTTTTATGCGCAAGCGATATCTCCTTGTTTTAGCTGGATCCCTGATGCTGAGCGGCTGCGCGATGACTGAAGAAATGCGCCGCATCAACGAAACAAATCAAGCAGAACATGTTCGCGAAGTGGGACGAAGCACCAACTTAACCGGCGAGCAGCTGTTTATCAGAAGTTGCAACACATGTCATCCGGGCGGCGGTAAAGGATTTGGCCCCACCCTGGAGAATATGTCTAAGGACTTTCCCACAGACGAGGCCTTGAAAGCGTTTATTCGCAAGGGGAAAGGTGTCATGCCCGCCCAACCCAAAGACACCATCAATGATGCCGAGATGGATGAGCTGATCGTATATCTTCGCAATCTTACTTTCTGA